AAAAAGCATGTATGGCTGGTGCTTGTCAATCACTAGAAGTTCCTGTGTGGTGGAAGCAAAGGTGCTCTGTTGACTGAAGATTGGGGATTAATAGTCAACAGGTCAACAGAACAACCTTATATTGCTGATTTCATAATAGATGATGCTAGCCTCAAGCAACACCAGCTGTGATGTTAGATTAGTGAGATCAGTTGATCGATTTCTTATGTCCATggaatttcaaatggatgttaaagtTTACTTGTTTTATATTTCCCTGAAACTACTGTTTGAACTAAATCCTACATATGACACAAGCTCCTTTGTTTATGTTTAaatcaatatattaaaatatctatatttattcatTTTGTTGTGAAATGTTAGTATTTGGGATATGTTACCAACATTCGAAAGATAATAAGCCCTAAAAATTAGAATAGACAATTGTTAATTTTATACCTGAATGACATCTCATACAATTGTCAAATAGGTATCCTCTCTGCTTACTGACCTATCAATAAGTTTCAAGTTTGCATATTTAAGGTGAATGTAGGTGCCGCTATCAAACAAGCCTTATAAATAGCTTGAACAGATGCTACTTGGATGTCCGCTGAGAATTATGACTTGTTTGTATTTACCCCTTTGTTGAGATTGGTAAATTGCTTTATGTCAAACTAAAGGAAgccactttcattttcttccctGAATAATTGGGGTCCATTATTCGATGGCATATCCAACCAAATGTAGAATATCTAAGCTTTTTCCATTTTTAGCAACTTGTTACTTATTTTGCTTCATTTCACAAAGCACCTTGATCCTTCTTCGCTAAATTTTCTGGTGATATGTTTGATACTTGCAATAATTTGGCTGGATCATTTATTTTCAAAGTGCTTCTGCAAGCAGGTTGTGAAGCTTCTGGAGAAGGAATCCATTAAATGGActgaagaggaaggaaagcCCGGTACATACTTAATTCAGCTGGATCTGATAGATCCAAACAAGTTGAGTTTTGTAAAGGTCTCAGAGTGATCCCATGTTTTTAGCTTGCCTTCAGGACTAGTCCTCTTTCCCAGTGAGCAGAAAACACGCCGCTAGGGGACTCCCAAAAAGGCACTCTTATTTCTTTTGAAGGCGGTATACTTCAATTTTTGGTAGCTTGAAATGATGATGCGCATAGCTGAaatgagccaaaaaaaaaagaactattattttttatttgttttttttttctgttgaagCACCAACTTGCAACTTGATTTTGGAAGCAATATTAGACTCTTTGCTCATTATTAGCAAGCAAATGAAAAAGTGGTGTGTTAGAATTATTCTTGTTGAGAAGGTGAAGCTTCACGTTTGCTTGGACTCTTAGCAGCCTATtagatttgttttatttttttcgaaAAAAGGAAAATGTTGTCTGTAAGCTACAGACTATAGCTGATGCAAAATGATGTGTTTTAGGTCATTAAATACTCCCCCCTCTAGTTGTATCAAAAAAGACTCCCCCATCTAACTTTCCCTTCTAGAGTGGGAGAAAGTCCCGAAGATCTATCTCCATCGACGGCCATTGGCCGGGGCCACCCTGTGTTTTGGTCGGATCCTTGTGACCGTTTCTTCTTTAAATTATAGAGCCACTGCTTCACCAGAGCGCAAGACTTTGATCCAGCCTTCCCCTTCCTTATTTTGTACATCTTCCCGGCTTGTGCTATGTGCTGATATCCTCGTAGCCCCGACAATGTCCATATGCACAAGGGACAGGGTGGGTTCCAAGCTCATGTCCAAAGGTAGCAATGAATGTACCAGGGAAATCTGAGGCCGAGGTTTTTGATATCACTGCGTTGATGTCTTTTGGGTTGGCCAGAGAAATTTGGGGCTCTCATTTCGCTCATGAAGTGTTCAGGTGTGTTCTTGTCTTCTGTGGGCTCTCACATCCTAGTTTTCTTAAGGTAAACTTCGATGGAGGGTGGTTGATGAGGCGCCAGTTTTATCATCAGAGATTAGCAAGCCAGATTAGTGGCGGCTAGAGGCCGGCGGATCTTCGATCAGTCTATCGACAACACCGAGATTATAGCAGTATGGGAGGGAGTGTCCTATGCGAGGGTGCTAGAAGCAGATCGCATCATTTTTGAGAGAGTGCTACGGTGATCGAGGAGATCTAGAGGCCCAAGAGTGCTAATGGGGGGATGCGATTGCTCCATGATATTCGTTATCTGTTAAGTGAGTACACCTTCTATCGGGCTACTCATGTTTAGAGAGAGACTAACAATGCTAGCCCATCTCCTCAGCAGCTTCTTTTACTTAAACGTACCAATTGCTTGACCCACAAGGTGAGGTGACTAGGCTAGACCATACTTTGTACCAAGTGACCACTTGGGCCGttttcataataataataaagaaaatagatCCCTCTACCTCACTTTTCACTTAGATTCCCTTTAATCCGCCAAACCTATCTAGTCCAAGAGTAAAATGTATATTTGAAAAGTAAAGCTATTTATTTCACTTAACCCAGACTGATCTACTCCACACAGTAATTTATTCCAAAGTATAGAGAATTGGGAATAGGTTAACATGCTTCGCAACCCAATGCAGGCTTATAATATGCAGCAACATAATTTTGGTAATAGTAAACGAAAAGTCTAACTAGTTTGGCAAACAGATCATGGCCATATGACATGAAGATTGGAATCGAACTTAGGTCCTATATATTTAATACAATCAAGATCTTTCAAAGGATAAAGTGCTAAATATAATATGGCAACATTTTTCTTTGAAGGATATCATTCAACTATAGAGGCGCCAATGCGGTTTTTAGATTTTGAACAGGCATAGACATAAGTTACCGATTTTGAAAGGTGCGTATGTGTGTATCTACATGCACTTCTGTTTTTTGTAGAACGGTAACTACTTTTTGAAGCGTATAAATGAAAAGAGTTGAACAAGAAATTTTACATGAATTTTTAGTAAAAGATTTAACGACTTCGATATTGGGTCTTCTAGATCAAATATCCATACTGTTAATTATAATCtatatctataaaaaaaatctaaaaataaaaaatttatcttTTGGGGATCCAATCCATGCATCATTAGGTCAAAACATTCTAGCATAAATGATAGGGTAGTTAATTTGAGCACTCACTTTATTAATCATAATCTATGTATATTAAAATATGTATAGATtgaaaattaataaattttgatACATAGATTATATCGCATAGTTCTGCATTATTAAAACCATTAATTTTTACACTCGCTTAATGCGTAGGTTAGAAATTTAGTTTCCAAGACTTTTAGTGATGTAGAATGATAATATAGATCTCCAATTTGGAGAATTCATCATTGACCATgcactcaattttttttaaaaaagaattaaCATACCGTGGGTAAACGTTacgatatatagatatatagatatatagatatccacacacatacatatacaaaAGCTGTAGCCCACCTCAGCCCAAATAATATTCTTAAGCTATGAAAGAGCAGCAGCTGCAGCAAGGAACTGAAGGTTGCATATCAATTGCTGCTTGAGGGTTTGGGTGGACAGCATTTTTCAGCACAGAACGGGTACCTGGTAGATGTGTCAATATGCCAAGTTCATATCAAGCAACCAGAAATTTTCCGATGGCTCTGATGCAATCATCTAGCTCTGGAAACAAAAAAGTAAGGACTAGTGATCAACCCTTGAAATTTGAGACTAGACATTGTGCCCACCGGGTGCAGGAGTGCATAAATTTAGTTGCTTTTGAAAATCCAAATTGATCACCTTACAGACACGTACATTCATCTTTGCAATTAGGACTAGCCCTCACGCGTAACAACCCCCACTGGACCTCCCTTCCACTAGGAAATGTACGATACAGGTCATAGGACTAGCCctcccgcgtagcagcccccactggaccTTCCTTCCACcagggaatgttcgatacaggtcaTAGGTTTCACAAGTCTAATCAATCATATTAATGGGGAGGTTTCAGCCTGTCGATTGGCTCTCCAAGCAGGAATTTGGTATTTGAGTACTGTAGCTGGTTCTTGGGATTTTGAAATCCCCAGGAGTCTGTGAGCATGAAAGCCTAGTACGGATTCATTCCACAAAACTGTGAAAATATTGCTTAGGATTGAGCCTTTTCAGATCTTAGGGGAAAAACAAAAGACAACTAAAATTGCAATTAAGGAGTGGAGCTTCAACCAAGACTTCAGACTATATGACACTCGATCACCATCATCTTGTACAGAATCTACTAGATGAGAGTCATACATTTTCTTTTACGGTTCTGTCCTACCACAGGTTTGCTTCAGAACGGATCCACGCTATTTGAAGTGTCAATTCGATTTTTCATTTTATGCACCAAATAGTGGCGGATCTGATACATTGAACTCAATTAAACAGCATCATATCATACATCAAGCAGATCATATCCACACTTCAATGAAGTTTTCATTCTGTTTTTCATGTGTAATTATGGTTGATCCATATACAATGAACTCAAGGAAACAGCATGATATCATACATATAATTGTTCTCAGAAATGAGAACCaggacgagagagagagagagagagagagagagagagagagagagagagagagagccaagaCAGCTACAGACCTCAGCAAAAAGAAATTTTCATGCTCAAGTATGAAGCAGTAATAAGATTCCACAAAACTTCAAGATATTAGATTCTATTGAACAACCAAGGCGTCCTCTTTTCCCTTGTGCGAAGCTGCACTAAGCTGTAACGCGTTACACTGGTGGatgtcatctcatcaaacaGAGCAGCAGGATCACCATCTTTAACTAGAAAAATCAATGCTGAAACATGTTAAAATGGAGAAATCTGCAAATTTCATTTATACTAGGAGCTCTCACCCATTACAAACCATCTTCATCACTGCTGTCACCAAACATGGCAGCCATTTTCATGGCTAGTTTTGCAGCCATTTCTCTCCTCTGAAAATCAGGCATAAGCCGCAAGTTTTCACGCATGTTACCAATCTCAGACATCAATTTTTCAAGATCATCAAGACCATAAAGTGCATCCTCTTCCAAAATACTGTTGGCTGCATTAACCTCAAGCTCCACTTCTCCTTCAACTTCAGAGGCTGCAGCCTGGTCTGCAGATGCATCTCTCTTGTCCTTCTGATCCTGATACTCATTTGCCCTGTTCTCAGTATCAGGTCTACCTTCAGTGACTGATTCTGAGGCAGTATCGCTAGGAAAAGCACTGGATGCTCCAACAGCAATATCGGAGGTTGAGACGTCAACTCTAGATCCACTACCATCAACCATTTCATCTTTTACAAATTGATTGACTTCAGAAGCAAATCCCTTCTTGCTTGTCACACCTAAATCACCAGTGTTGTCCCATGGTTCATCAGAACCATGGGATAAAACCTCGTACTCAAAGTCATAATCAGATTCATCATCTGTGGTTTCTGTCAAAAGACAAGGACCAAACAGCAGTTAAAAATATGATCAGTATGTAGAAATGGGCAACAAAAGAGTAATTAAGGAATAAGATGCCCTCAAATTCAGGGGAAAAATGATAGCTGGACAACAAAAGAAGATTGAAAATAGGTGAGAAAATACATGGAGAAACTTCCCAATCCAGCAAAACTAGGCCTTGATATGGGAGTAAGGGATCCATTATTTGAGCCTAAATTGATAGCAGTATGGTTTATAggtttttcttatgtttaaagtCATCTTCACATGGAGGCTACTTGCCTTCCTTGTCTACTAGGGAAGGTGCCGTTATCCTGTTTCCAGATTTCAGGGTCATTCCAGGCCACATATGAGCAGAAAGGGCTCCATGGAGTCGCTCTACACCTTGAATATCACCATCAACTGACAAACCTGTCCGCAAACACATTAAACAATTTTATTGCCAAATCAAAACTTTAAAGTAATAGGTTCACATTAGTAGAAAATCTAAGAGAAGCAAAAACTAAGGCAACCAAGCTATTGTAATACCCTTGCTCTCAGAAAATACTAGAGCTAAAAATTATttagaaaaattaatatatttaatcaAGCACTAAACACTGAGTGCTTGCTCGTGGA
Above is a genomic segment from Phoenix dactylifera cultivar Barhee BC4 chromosome 2, palm_55x_up_171113_PBpolish2nd_filt_p, whole genome shotgun sequence containing:
- the LOC103712091 gene encoding uncharacterized protein LOC103712091; this encodes MAVENKGGTGPVESRPGFFVIGSPNVGKRTLLSRLLSIDFPDTCDLSSGILCQGWTIDTKYYSADLSVWTAHLDEGFSFGTLSNFKQLAALVMVFDMNDGSSFLALQNWVAKIDIKRFEILLCIGNKADLVPGHYAHREYRRHMQKHGDSAGDPHPEYLDYGIDETEGCSLLVDEEPSLDIRKSWLEWCCQNNIEYIEACASNADFDKCLSVDGDIQGVERLHGALSAHMWPGMTLKSGNRITAPSLVDKEETTDDESDYDFEYEVLSHGSDEPWDNTGDLGVTSKKGFASEVNQFVKDEMVDGSGSRVDVSTSDIAVGASSAFPSDTASESVTEGRPDTENRANEYQDQKDKRDASADQAAASEVEGEVELEVNAANSILEEDALYGLDDLEKLMSEIGNMRENLRLMPDFQRREMAAKLAMKMAAMFGDSSDEDGL